Proteins encoded by one window of Pseudonocardia alni:
- a CDS encoding class I poly(R)-hydroxyalkanoic acid synthase, with protein sequence MSERDRTPADAGPLALPAAGLRLAAAVSARPLLLLRRGGDWVAELGRVGLGRSALAPDVPAGPVAPVARCAAQVLLATTGAVSGLLDDAVASPDVPLPAADAERLRATLAGLAALLLPGQGPLVITGSEGNGATDGTDPCRDDDHGRVAPVAAAPCPGPTMITGSEGNGATDGTEPLPDDDHGRVALGTAGTQDSPAAAEVADRVFTPPGADTPPVPFDTGARDARGGPVPGRDVAATPGAVVLRTPMFELLQYLPRTETVYDTPVLVVPPLVHRYWLADLAPGYSLVEHLLGKGLQVFALSWRPAGPADADRDLDAHAAAVLDAVDACGRITRAPRVSLLGVRTGGLLTAAVQAHQAAIGLDDRVAAAAYLATVLDQSDALPGFAPDPATVAETAGLAARDGVLDGATAVRAWAWRRGPDRVLPWAVPRGGGTADLDGRAARAMRAWVSDLLPLPAGLHTDLAALAAASGDGGGPDRPDVRVLGTPVRFAELRRDSYLVAADDDPVQPWTGGYRTAQRLGGACRLVLAPGDQAGALIAPPSVATGFRAAPCSTGDGAAQRWRAGAEAVEGSWWDDLAAWLVERSGTMRDAPPELGGRRLRPLFPAPGTYLGEPAPV encoded by the coding sequence GGCCGCTCCGCCCTCGCCCCGGACGTGCCGGCCGGTCCGGTCGCGCCGGTGGCGCGGTGCGCGGCCCAGGTGCTGCTCGCGACGACCGGGGCGGTCTCCGGGCTGCTCGACGACGCCGTCGCGAGCCCGGACGTGCCGCTGCCCGCCGCGGACGCCGAGCGGCTGCGCGCGACCCTCGCCGGGCTGGCCGCCCTCCTGCTCCCCGGCCAGGGTCCCCTCGTGATCACCGGATCGGAAGGGAACGGTGCCACCGACGGCACCGATCCCTGCCGGGACGACGATCACGGTCGAGTCGCCCCGGTGGCCGCTGCCCCATGCCCCGGCCCGACCATGATCACCGGGTCGGAGGGGAACGGTGCCACGGACGGCACCGAACCCCTCCCGGACGACGATCACGGTCGGGTCGCCCTCGGGACCGCAGGCACCCAGGACTCCCCGGCAGCGGCCGAGGTCGCGGACCGGGTCTTCACACCCCCCGGAGCCGACACCCCGCCGGTCCCCTTCGACACCGGCGCCCGCGACGCCCGGGGCGGCCCCGTCCCCGGCCGCGACGTCGCCGCCACGCCCGGCGCGGTCGTCCTGCGCACCCCGATGTTCGAGCTGCTGCAGTACCTGCCGCGGACCGAGACGGTGTACGACACCCCGGTGCTGGTCGTCCCGCCGCTGGTGCACCGCTACTGGCTGGCCGACCTCGCGCCCGGGTACTCGCTGGTCGAGCACCTGCTCGGGAAGGGCCTGCAGGTGTTCGCGCTGTCCTGGCGCCCGGCGGGCCCCGCCGACGCCGACCGCGACCTCGACGCGCACGCCGCCGCCGTCCTCGACGCCGTCGACGCCTGCGGGCGCATCACCCGCGCCCCGCGGGTGTCGCTGCTCGGCGTGCGCACCGGCGGGCTGCTGACCGCGGCGGTGCAGGCCCACCAGGCGGCGATCGGGCTCGACGACCGGGTCGCCGCCGCCGCCTACCTGGCGACCGTCCTCGACCAGTCCGACGCGCTGCCCGGCTTCGCCCCCGACCCTGCGACCGTCGCCGAGACCGCGGGCCTGGCCGCCCGCGACGGCGTCCTCGACGGTGCGACGGCGGTGCGGGCCTGGGCGTGGCGGCGCGGCCCGGACCGGGTGCTGCCGTGGGCGGTGCCGCGCGGTGGCGGGACCGCCGACCTGGACGGACGCGCCGCGCGGGCGATGCGGGCGTGGGTGTCCGACCTGCTGCCGCTGCCCGCCGGGCTGCACACCGACCTCGCCGCCCTGGCCGCGGCGTCCGGCGACGGCGGGGGCCCGGACCGACCCGACGTGCGGGTCCTCGGCACCCCCGTGCGGTTCGCCGAGCTGCGTCGCGACAGCTACCTCGTCGCCGCCGACGACGACCCGGTGCAGCCCTGGACGGGCGGGTACCGCACCGCGCAGCGCCTCGGCGGAGCCTGCCGGCTCGTCCTGGCCCCCGGCGACCAGGCGGGCGCGCTGATCGCGCCGCCGTCGGTGGCGACCGGGTTCCGCGCGGCACCCTGCTCCACCGGCGACGGTGCGGCGCAGCGGTGGCGGGCCGGGGCCGAGGCCGTCGAGGGCTCCTGGTGGGACGACCTGGCCGCCTGGCTGGTCGAACGCTCCGGCACGATGCGCGACGCGCCCCCGGAGCTGGGCGGACGTCGACTGCGCCCGCTGTTCCCGGCCCCGGGGACCTACCTGGGCGAGCCCGCCCCCGTCTGA